One region of Corvus moneduloides isolate bCorMon1 chromosome 15, bCorMon1.pri, whole genome shotgun sequence genomic DNA includes:
- the LOC116451524 gene encoding ovomucoid-like — protein MTSQGRGDAYIYWGRRRLRTIHPPATDPHGAAVTTTADMKMANCAALLGLVLLGCLSDLAVAQRRASCGAYLLSGKTMSIACPRNYDPVCGTNGRTYPNECSLCKDFLRNRALDKKHDGRCVRVDCTGFLKPGSGYNIPCTMEFSPICGTNGITYRNKCQFCNAVASGLEVDLQNYGQCYTQQTIDCNQQKGSNLICTSEYNPVCGSDGRTYGNKCQFCNAVSRSAGALFFRHLGEC, from the exons ATGACTTCACAAGGTCGAGGAGATGCATATATAtactggggaaggagaaggctgAGAACCATCCACCCTCCGGCAACCGACCCACACGGAGCAGCCGTTACCACCACCGCCGACATGAAGATGGCCAACTGTGCTGCCCTTCTGGGGCTGGTCCTTCTCGGCTGCCTTTCTG ATCTTGCTGTTGCTCAAAGACGG GCCTCCTGCGGCGCATACCTGCTGTCTGGAAAAACCATGAGCATCGCCTGTCCCCGCAACTACGACCCGGTCTGTGGCACCAACGGCCGCACCTACCCCAACGAGTGCTCCCTCTGCAAGGACTTCCT CCGCAACCGTGCTCTTGACAAGAAACACGACGGAAGATGCGTTAGG GTCGACTGTACCGGTTTCCTGAAGCCTGGCAGTGGTTACAATATCCCCTGCACCATGGAGTTCTCCCCCATCTGCGGCACCAACGGCATCACCTACAGGAACAAGTGCCAGTTCTGTAATGCTGTGGC GAGCGGCCTGGAAGTGGACCTGCAGAACTACGGACAGTGCTACACACAG CAAACGATTGACTGCAACCAGCAGAAGGGCAGCAACCTCATCTGCACCTCCGAGTACAACCCTGTCTGCGGCTCCGACGGCAGAACTTACGGAAACAAGTGCCAGTTCTGCAACGCTGTCTC aCGCAGCGCTGGAGCTCTGTTCTTCAGGCACCTGGGTGAATGCTAA
- the LOC116451656 gene encoding serine protease inhibitor Kazal-type 6-like has translation MRATGALVLLSLLLLSFFLVPDVAGQEIEEICREFVNRSVYCTRESNPHCGTDGVTYGNKCAFCKAVLRSGGKIRLKHLGKC, from the exons ATGAGGGCTACAGGTGCCTTAGTGCTtctcagcctcctgctgctctctttcTTCCTGG ttccAGATGTAGCAGGTCAAGAGATCGAAGAG ATTTGTAGAGAGTTCGTAAACAGAAGCGTGTACTGCACGAGGGAGTCCAACCCTCACTGCGGCACGGATGGCGTCACGTACGGGAACAAGTGTGCCTTCTGCAAGGCCGTGCT GAGAAGTGGAGGGAAAATAAGATTGAAGCACCTGGGGAAATGCTGA